From a region of the Sander lucioperca isolate FBNREF2018 chromosome 8, SLUC_FBN_1.2, whole genome shotgun sequence genome:
- the LOC116066777 gene encoding uncharacterized protein LOC116066777 isoform X2, whose amino-acid sequence MASKPKKRRLSKDLPPDLSELMNKLIKHAASFIREFDSSEQKMREIVREFRKIADEVRKMQETTDKVRTTGTVAGGVGIGLAIFAAPFTGGASLVAAGALAAAGAGVVVGANVTKTMKENGSAEKVEKLGKDFMKIVEPLKKDLEEIKKTCEKLEQRSAELQAENTLTDMEEFQRILTQVSELARRSEEVLSFTAILMGDMRGLLMLLVKVFRVTSTPEDDKKLRKSIIQSADRCQEVVVKFDQMKKELKDFSVK is encoded by the coding sequence ATGGcttcaaaaccaaaaaaaagaagattgaGCAAAGACCTCCCTCCTGATCTGTCTGAATTAATGAACAAACTTATTAAACATGCGGCTTCATTCATCAGAGAGTTTGACAGCAGTGAACAGAAGATGAGAGAGATTGTTAGAGAGTTTAGGAAGATTGCTGATGAAGTCAGAAAGATGCAGGAGACAACAGATAAAGTCAGAACAACAGGAACTGTTGCTGGAGGAGTAGGAATAGGACTCGCGATCTTTGCAGCTCCGTTCACTGGGGGGGCTAGTTTAGTAGCAGCAGGAGCGTtagcagcagcaggagcaggtgtggttgttggtgcaaatgtaacaaaaacaatgaaagaGAATGGAAGTGCAGAGAAAGTAGAAAAACTGGGGAAAGACTTCATGAAGATTGTTGAACCGCTGAAGAAGGACCTGGAAGAAATAAAGAAGACGTGTGAGAAGTTGGAGCAAAGATCAGCTGAACTTCAGGCTGAAAACACTCTGACAGACATGGAGGAGTTTCAGAGGATTCTGACCCAAGTTTCTGAACTGGCAAGAAGGAGTGAAGAAGTTTTGTCTTTCACTGCAATACTGATGGGAGATATGCGGGGCTTGTTAATGCTCCTTGTGAAAGTCTTCAGAGTCACTTCGACACCTGAAGATGATAAAAAGTTAAGAAAGTCCATCATCCAGTCAGCTGATCGCTGTCAGGAGGTCGTTGTCAAGTTTGATCAGATGAAGAAAGAACTCAAAGACTTCAGTGTAAAGTAA
- the LOC116066777 gene encoding uncharacterized protein LOC116066777 isoform X1 codes for MASKPKKRRLSKDLPPDLSELMNKLIKHAASFIREFDSSEQKMREIVREFRKIADEVRKMQETTDKVRTTGTVAGGVGIGLAIFAAPFTGGASLVAAGALAAAGAGVVVGANVTKTMKENGSAEKVEKLGKDFMKIVEPLKKDLEEIKKTCEKLEQRSAELQAENTLTDMEEFQRILTQVSELARRSEEVLSFTAILMGDMRGLLMLLVKVFRVTSTPEDDKKLRKSIIQSADRCQEVVVKFDQMKKELKDFSVNKDRSSSL; via the exons ATGGcttcaaaaccaaaaaaaagaagattgaGCAAAGACCTCCCTCCTGATCTGTCTGAATTAATGAACAAACTTATTAAACATGCGGCTTCATTCATCAGAGAGTTTGACAGCAGTGAACAGAAGATGAGAGAGATTGTTAGAGAGTTTAGGAAGATTGCTGATGAAGTCAGAAAGATGCAGGAGACAACAGATAAAGTCAGAACAACAGGAACTGTTGCTGGAGGAGTAGGAATAGGACTCGCGATCTTTGCAGCTCCGTTCACTGGGGGGGCTAGTTTAGTAGCAGCAGGAGCGTtagcagcagcaggagcaggtgtggttgttggtgcaaatgtaacaaaaacaatgaaagaGAATGGAAGTGCAGAGAAAGTAGAAAAACTGGGGAAAGACTTCATGAAGATTGTTGAACCGCTGAAGAAGGACCTGGAAGAAATAAAGAAGACGTGTGAGAAGTTGGAGCAAAGATCAGCTGAACTTCAGGCTGAAAACACTCTGACAGACATGGAGGAGTTTCAGAGGATTCTGACCCAAGTTTCTGAACTGGCAAGAAGGAGTGAAGAAGTTTTGTCTTTCACTGCAATACTGATGGGAGATATGCGGGGCTTGTTAATGCTCCTTGTGAAAGTCTTCAGAGTCACTTCGACACCTGAAGATGATAAAAAGTTAAGAAAGTCCATCATCCAGTCAGCTGATCGCTGTCAGGAGGTCGTTGTCAAGTTTGATCAGATGAAGAAAGAACTCAAAGACTTCAGTGTAAA TAAAGATAGAAGCTCCAGTTTGTAG